One Fuerstiella marisgermanici DNA window includes the following coding sequences:
- a CDS encoding CPBP family intramembrane glutamic endopeptidase has product MFFRLPMLLAQLDADAQLADVKPAQVLAGMLVLSVMVGSVAIIVLWIKRLQQGQSIFPAANRKPLIVPLPLMVCGVALASLLALSAVQQSLEGASPIAPVPPPVVTDITDDVADEEQDGADQKATSELESGEAVEIDNPAPARPTEAQVITGMLGNLAVQLAIFLIFGAPLLLAQQLREQTVVDEPTPPFDTPDASFAAMADVNPYASTSYDALPEHRDSHIPPNPFIDGADSQVLAEPEGWRFTTELRFAVETCLAAYLPLALIRLAILSLQPEAPSHPLIEMMGEGVSFRVMALIALLAIVVAPVVEELLYRVTVLGGFMKQQSLAAGWIVSSVLFSFAHGFPDSLALLPLAFALGYAYMKRRSYRTVVLVHFIFNAFNMAVAGLSLL; this is encoded by the coding sequence GTGTTTTTTCGCTTACCAATGCTGCTCGCCCAACTTGACGCGGATGCGCAACTAGCGGACGTCAAGCCCGCTCAAGTGCTGGCCGGAATGCTCGTGCTAAGCGTCATGGTCGGCAGCGTGGCGATTATCGTGCTCTGGATCAAGAGGCTGCAGCAGGGCCAGTCGATTTTTCCCGCTGCCAATCGTAAGCCACTGATTGTGCCGTTGCCGCTGATGGTCTGCGGTGTTGCACTTGCGTCGCTGCTGGCGTTAAGTGCCGTACAACAGTCGCTGGAAGGTGCTTCCCCGATTGCCCCCGTTCCGCCGCCTGTCGTCACTGACATCACGGACGACGTTGCCGATGAAGAACAGGACGGCGCTGACCAGAAGGCCACATCGGAATTGGAAAGCGGTGAAGCGGTCGAAATCGACAATCCTGCCCCGGCCCGTCCTACGGAAGCACAGGTCATCACGGGAATGCTCGGCAACCTGGCTGTCCAGTTGGCAATTTTTCTGATCTTCGGAGCGCCGCTACTGTTGGCTCAGCAATTGCGCGAGCAAACCGTTGTGGACGAACCGACACCCCCGTTTGATACGCCGGATGCCTCTTTCGCCGCGATGGCGGACGTGAATCCATATGCGTCAACGAGTTACGACGCATTGCCAGAGCACCGCGATTCGCACATTCCGCCCAATCCCTTCATTGACGGTGCGGATTCGCAGGTGCTCGCAGAACCAGAAGGATGGCGTTTCACAACAGAGCTGCGTTTCGCGGTTGAGACGTGTCTGGCCGCCTACCTGCCGCTGGCCTTGATCCGCCTGGCCATTCTGTCGCTGCAGCCCGAAGCCCCGTCTCATCCACTGATTGAAATGATGGGCGAAGGGGTCAGCTTCCGAGTCATGGCCCTAATTGCTTTGCTGGCGATCGTCGTGGCTCCTGTGGTAGAAGAGTTGCTGTACCGTGTCACCGTTTTAGGCGGATTTATGAAGCAGCAATCGTTGGCTGCTGGCTGGATCGTTTCGTCGGTGCTGTTCAGCTTTGCTCACGGCTTTCCAGACAGTCTGGCTTTGCTACCGTTGGCGTTTGCACTCGGCTATGCCTACATGAAACGCCGCAGCTACCGCACGGTCGTGCTGGTGCACTTCATCTTCAACGCGTTCAACATGGCGGTGGCAGGGTTGTCGTTGCTGTAG
- a CDS encoding DUF2760 domain-containing protein — MGRLGLAFKILFSGETAKKVSDALTNAPAGLPEPAAKPKPQPPPKPTRSEAITLLSALQREARFVDFIQEPIDGYNDAQVGAAVREIHRGCHDVLTRMFAPTPIVDQPEGATVEVSDPASGAYRLTGQVAQTSGAVSGQLVHHGWVANKCEVPKWSGEGESADVIAAAEVQIS, encoded by the coding sequence ATGGGACGCCTTGGCCTGGCCTTCAAAATATTGTTCAGCGGAGAGACCGCGAAGAAGGTAAGCGATGCGCTCACGAACGCGCCGGCAGGGCTGCCGGAACCCGCCGCTAAACCGAAACCTCAACCGCCGCCGAAACCCACGCGCAGCGAAGCCATTACACTGCTGTCCGCGTTGCAGCGAGAAGCTCGATTTGTCGACTTTATTCAGGAGCCCATCGACGGCTACAACGACGCTCAGGTGGGCGCTGCCGTGCGTGAGATTCATCGCGGCTGCCACGATGTGCTGACTCGCATGTTCGCTCCCACCCCGATTGTCGATCAGCCGGAGGGTGCGACGGTGGAAGTCAGCGACCCGGCGTCTGGAGCGTATCGGCTGACAGGCCAGGTGGCTCAAACTTCCGGAGCTGTTTCCGGTCAGTTAGTGCATCATGGCTGGGTGGCTAACAAATGCGAGGTTCCCAAGTGGTCGGGCGAAGGCGAATCTGCCGATGTCATCGCTGCCGCCGAAGTTCAAATCAGTTAA
- a CDS encoding inverse autotransporter beta domain-containing protein, with the protein MQRRRLKIAVMTSAIALMILQPSAGEAGSPWVSRFTGKHVFGEGVGHDEGFTSLEWFLPLEQDSESEMWFGDVRGIMFDDAEFGANVGTGYRWHNPEQDRIYGFNGYWDFRNDRHLLFNQAGIGIESLGQIFDFRANGYTPTVNDADQRLPFSFVGNNLQLRELRALSGVDYEMAANLPDFYEFQCRVAGGGYYFDSSKTEAANGWRARIEMAFRDTVAASVAVQDDDVYGQTVNFTIEYRYKAEHLDALSRQSMYHKFRNESGSGDGRTIRHRLADPVYRQQNIVLLQENSLVTDGGGTPLTFLHVVEGGTGGGSFEMPYGTLSDAMADPLAPTSVVYTPQGGTFTENVTLVDATRLLSNGPQQFVESSIGSVQLPYSGAGSNLASLPSTIVGDVTVASNTEVSGFNISNGGLVGSGVSNVNVNQSAFTMSPADAITFTTSDAITLETLSIDSPVGRGILLDDTAATVSNVDITSPGDDGLQIDSTGTDRVVSLTNLDITDAGNEGIDVNVAGPGGLTLNSTMTSVTATNDAIDITTGPGIAVISLSDTTLESTAGAGLNADGSGVVDSLVINTLSNTTVTDAATGGLLFNTVTFDADPLPSVESGTTTIGSSGNRVTGRGVSLTDVTGEWDAGTLTIFNQNDTGLFANNSAPPPLFKISSGAGSTLDTLTGPALELDTMASSLVLDAITSADSGTRGIGLTTVTGSVTSGTTILSDSVQPSIRYENIALAAGTFESNLGAITIDSTIDDVEANNIEKVGTIDGLRETYTPLIINGP; encoded by the coding sequence ATGCAGAGACGACGCCTTAAAATTGCCGTGATGACTTCCGCCATCGCGCTGATGATTTTGCAACCGTCAGCTGGGGAAGCAGGATCACCGTGGGTCAGTCGATTCACGGGAAAACATGTCTTTGGCGAGGGTGTGGGGCACGACGAAGGGTTCACTTCTCTTGAGTGGTTCCTGCCACTGGAACAGGATTCAGAATCGGAAATGTGGTTTGGTGACGTCCGTGGCATCATGTTTGACGATGCTGAGTTCGGCGCCAATGTAGGAACGGGATATCGGTGGCACAATCCTGAGCAGGATCGCATCTACGGGTTCAATGGATACTGGGACTTTCGCAACGACAGACACCTATTATTTAACCAAGCCGGGATCGGCATTGAGTCGTTGGGACAGATCTTCGATTTTCGAGCCAACGGCTACACTCCCACGGTAAACGACGCGGATCAGCGACTGCCGTTCTCGTTCGTTGGAAACAACCTTCAGCTACGGGAACTTCGCGCACTCTCCGGCGTGGACTATGAAATGGCGGCCAATCTGCCCGATTTTTACGAGTTTCAATGTCGAGTTGCAGGTGGGGGCTACTACTTCGACTCTTCGAAGACAGAGGCCGCCAATGGCTGGCGTGCCAGAATCGAAATGGCTTTTCGAGACACCGTTGCGGCATCAGTCGCCGTTCAGGATGACGACGTCTACGGACAGACAGTGAACTTCACAATCGAATACCGCTACAAGGCTGAGCATCTCGACGCCCTCTCACGGCAGTCTATGTATCACAAATTCCGAAACGAATCCGGATCGGGCGATGGCCGCACGATTCGACATCGGCTCGCCGATCCTGTCTACCGACAGCAGAACATCGTGCTGCTGCAGGAAAATTCGTTGGTCACTGATGGTGGTGGCACACCACTGACATTCCTGCATGTTGTCGAAGGTGGGACGGGCGGTGGAAGTTTCGAAATGCCATACGGAACGCTCAGTGATGCCATGGCTGACCCGCTCGCACCGACGAGCGTTGTATACACGCCGCAGGGAGGAACGTTTACCGAGAACGTCACACTCGTCGATGCAACTCGCCTGTTGTCGAATGGACCACAGCAATTTGTCGAAAGTTCCATCGGCAGTGTTCAATTGCCGTATTCCGGAGCGGGCTCGAATCTCGCATCGTTGCCGTCCACCATCGTTGGAGACGTGACTGTTGCGAGTAACACGGAGGTCTCTGGATTCAATATTTCTAACGGCGGATTGGTGGGCTCCGGCGTATCCAATGTTAATGTCAATCAGTCAGCCTTTACCATGTCCCCGGCCGACGCAATAACCTTCACCACGTCTGATGCGATTACCCTGGAGACACTGTCGATCGATTCGCCAGTCGGACGAGGGATACTCCTCGACGACACCGCAGCAACTGTCTCGAACGTGGACATCACAAGCCCCGGCGATGATGGCCTGCAAATAGATTCGACCGGTACCGACAGAGTCGTCTCATTGACAAACCTGGACATCACGGACGCTGGCAACGAAGGGATCGACGTGAATGTTGCCGGTCCAGGCGGGCTAACATTGAACTCCACAATGACCTCAGTGACAGCGACCAATGATGCGATTGATATTACGACGGGCCCGGGCATCGCGGTAATTTCGTTGTCTGACACAACACTGGAATCAACAGCCGGTGCCGGGTTAAACGCCGATGGTTCTGGAGTGGTTGACTCACTCGTCATCAATACTCTGAGTAACACGACGGTCACGGACGCTGCGACCGGTGGCCTGTTGTTCAATACAGTGACATTCGACGCTGATCCGTTACCGTCGGTTGAATCAGGAACAACAACAATCGGTTCTTCAGGCAACCGTGTCACCGGCCGTGGAGTATCGCTCACCGATGTCACCGGCGAATGGGACGCCGGCACGCTGACGATCTTCAATCAGAACGACACGGGACTGTTTGCCAATAACTCGGCACCGCCTCCATTGTTCAAAATTAGCAGTGGTGCTGGCAGTACGCTGGATACATTAACGGGACCCGCCCTGGAGCTTGACACGATGGCTTCCAGCCTCGTTTTGGACGCCATCACGTCGGCCGACAGCGGAACACGAGGTATCGGGTTAACCACCGTGACTGGTAGCGTTACCAGCGGTACGACGATCTTGTCAGACTCGGTCCAGCCTTCGATTCGCTATGAAAACATTGCATTGGCCGCCGGTACGTTCGAATCGAACCTGGGCGCAATCACGATCGACAGCACCATTGACGACGTCGAAGCAAATAACATTGAAAAGGTTGGTACCATCGACGGCCTAAGGGAGACGTATACGCCGCTGATTATCAACGGGCCGTAG
- a CDS encoding Dabb family protein, whose protein sequence is MLSHTVFFTLKDSSDAACQKLVDACHKYLSKHDGITFFAAGRLAPEYDRPVNDHAFQVALNVVFDSKESHDAYQVAESHLAFIEEGKENWEQVRVFDAVVS, encoded by the coding sequence ATGCTGTCTCACACTGTTTTTTTCACGCTGAAGGATTCATCGGACGCCGCCTGTCAGAAATTGGTGGACGCTTGTCATAAGTATCTGTCAAAACACGACGGCATTACGTTCTTCGCGGCTGGCAGATTAGCTCCGGAATACGATCGCCCGGTCAATGATCATGCATTCCAGGTGGCATTAAACGTCGTGTTCGACAGCAAAGAATCGCACGACGCCTACCAGGTGGCAGAAAGCCACCTGGCGTTTATTGAGGAAGGTAAAGAGAATTGGGAGCAGGTTCGTGTGTTCGACGCGGTTGTGTCGTAA
- a CDS encoding rhodanese-like domain-containing protein has product MAKAHAPRFLELVNAARSQITECSVQDVVARRETREPFHLIDVREESEFAASRIPGAIHLGKGVIERDIEKTIPDTDAAIVLYCGGGYRSALSALNLQQMGYTNAISMDGGFREWKESGLDLEV; this is encoded by the coding sequence ATGGCAAAAGCCCACGCACCGCGATTTTTGGAACTCGTCAACGCGGCTCGATCGCAAATCACGGAATGCAGCGTTCAGGACGTGGTCGCTCGCCGAGAAACGCGCGAACCATTTCACCTGATCGACGTCCGTGAGGAAAGCGAATTCGCGGCCAGTCGTATTCCAGGGGCCATCCATCTGGGAAAGGGCGTGATTGAGCGCGATATTGAGAAGACCATTCCCGACACTGACGCCGCAATTGTTTTGTACTGCGGCGGCGGGTACCGTTCCGCTTTGTCGGCTTTAAATTTGCAGCAAATGGGCTACACAAATGCCATCTCTATGGATGGTGGCTTCCGCGAATGGAAAGAATCCGGACTGGATCTGGAAGTCTGA
- the tyrS gene encoding tyrosine--tRNA ligase codes for MTTSFLPVDQQLEILLRGVEKVVPEDELAKKLQHSRDTSTPLRIKYGIDPTGIDVHLGHTVPLRKIRQFQELGHQAVIIIGNATAMVGDPSGRDEARSKRLTEEQVEANAKDYLAQVGKVVDMDKAEVHRNGDWFGKMGLTEILALCGRVTVAQLLTRDDFAKRYREEKPIFLHECLYPVMQAWDSVEIKSDVELGGTEQLYSFMLARDLQAQEGLHQQIGMMSPILVGLDGVKRMGKSLGNYIGISELPYEMMKKFMQLPDDVMKMYFELLTDVPLEEVEQLLTGHPKEAKVKLACTVIDQYHGAGQGEQAAARWQTEIGGGGLPAEIPEVSLAASDLDDGALPAYLLLVKLGLQSSNGESRRLIKQGGAKLGKDKTVIADANDAVPVADGLLVWAGKKKFCRVKLA; via the coding sequence TTGACGACTTCATTTCTTCCCGTAGACCAGCAGCTTGAAATCCTTTTGCGAGGCGTCGAAAAGGTCGTTCCCGAAGACGAGCTCGCCAAAAAGCTGCAACACAGCCGCGACACCAGCACGCCACTGCGCATTAAATACGGTATCGATCCCACCGGCATCGACGTGCATTTGGGACACACTGTTCCGCTGCGAAAAATTCGACAGTTTCAGGAACTCGGGCACCAGGCAGTCATCATCATTGGCAATGCCACCGCGATGGTCGGCGATCCCAGTGGGCGTGACGAAGCTCGCAGCAAACGTCTGACAGAAGAACAGGTCGAGGCGAATGCCAAAGACTATCTGGCTCAGGTTGGCAAAGTTGTCGACATGGACAAAGCCGAAGTGCATCGCAACGGCGATTGGTTCGGCAAGATGGGGCTGACGGAGATCCTGGCGCTGTGTGGCCGAGTCACCGTGGCTCAGTTGCTGACTCGTGACGATTTCGCCAAACGCTACCGCGAAGAGAAACCCATCTTCCTGCACGAGTGCCTGTATCCGGTCATGCAGGCGTGGGACAGCGTGGAAATTAAGTCCGACGTCGAACTCGGCGGCACCGAACAGCTCTATAGCTTCATGCTGGCTCGCGACTTACAGGCTCAGGAAGGCCTCCACCAACAGATCGGCATGATGTCGCCAATTCTGGTGGGCCTCGATGGCGTCAAACGCATGGGCAAAAGTCTCGGCAACTACATCGGCATCAGCGAACTGCCGTATGAGATGATGAAGAAGTTCATGCAGTTGCCGGACGACGTCATGAAAATGTACTTCGAACTGCTGACCGACGTGCCTCTTGAGGAAGTCGAACAGCTGCTGACCGGCCATCCCAAAGAAGCCAAAGTGAAGCTTGCGTGCACTGTCATCGATCAATATCACGGAGCAGGGCAGGGCGAACAGGCGGCAGCTCGCTGGCAAACAGAAATCGGCGGCGGAGGATTGCCGGCTGAAATCCCCGAAGTGTCGTTGGCCGCAAGCGACCTGGACGACGGCGCGCTGCCTGCGTACCTGCTGCTGGTGAAGCTCGGCCTGCAATCATCCAACGGAGAATCGCGCCGCCTGATCAAGCAGGGCGGTGCGAAACTTGGCAAAGACAAGACTGTGATCGCCGATGCCAACGATGCTGTCCCGGTCGCAGACGGGTTGTTGGTCTGGGCAGGCAAAAAGAAATTCTGCCGAGTGAAGTTAGCGTAA
- a CDS encoding aspartate aminotransferase family protein — MSQVQESFVIEFPGEDKSNSIRQTIGQAEPHSLRTYTPSQAVLAKSAGVFHWTPEGRRLYDYAAGVLVANLGHNPVAWMKRFRKYLGWTEEALNGPEDGFFQAVSMTAYNAITELEAEASRRLVVNLQNATGGSRLDTVMWAASGSEAVQKALWACMRRDPQRSGVLATRYGFHGKKGLSGAVTGSETDSERDPRVNFISFPREECADIENPEKEFDAAWYRQELEQVCDAAEHPIGCLITEPYLGGGGSYHPPKEYLQLLQEFCRERDILFILDEVQANFGRTGNVYAFETYGIEPDFVCLGKGLGNGVPVAAAVGRRDICELMSYGETSDTWSANPLSSAAVLATLDDFENSDIMDRTRHLSQIFTDALCRLKQTGVVAKVRGEGMVFGIECGQVGSTQPGDVANAVIERCYRGNDDNDGIHLLGPLAGCVIRIAPPMCMTDEQAEHSLKMLHGFVEDVAAELG, encoded by the coding sequence ATGAGTCAGGTTCAAGAATCCTTTGTCATCGAATTCCCCGGCGAAGATAAATCCAACAGTATTCGCCAAACCATCGGCCAGGCGGAACCTCATTCGCTAAGGACCTACACCCCCAGCCAGGCCGTGTTGGCAAAGTCGGCGGGCGTGTTCCACTGGACGCCGGAAGGTCGTCGTCTGTACGACTACGCAGCCGGCGTGTTGGTGGCCAATTTGGGGCACAATCCGGTTGCCTGGATGAAGCGGTTTCGCAAATACCTGGGCTGGACCGAAGAAGCACTTAACGGGCCGGAGGACGGGTTCTTTCAGGCCGTTTCCATGACGGCTTATAACGCCATCACAGAACTGGAAGCCGAAGCCAGCCGACGCCTTGTCGTCAACCTGCAAAACGCGACGGGCGGAAGTCGGTTGGACACCGTGATGTGGGCGGCATCGGGATCGGAAGCCGTACAGAAAGCACTGTGGGCCTGCATGCGACGCGATCCTCAGCGGTCTGGCGTCCTTGCGACTCGCTACGGTTTTCACGGCAAAAAAGGCCTTTCCGGTGCCGTCACAGGCAGCGAAACGGATTCCGAACGAGACCCTCGCGTTAATTTTATCAGCTTCCCACGCGAAGAATGTGCGGACATCGAAAATCCAGAAAAGGAATTCGATGCAGCATGGTATCGGCAGGAACTGGAGCAGGTTTGCGACGCCGCAGAACATCCGATTGGCTGCCTGATTACCGAACCGTATCTTGGCGGCGGCGGCAGCTATCATCCGCCGAAAGAGTACCTGCAGTTGCTGCAGGAATTCTGTCGTGAACGAGACATCCTGTTCATTCTGGATGAAGTGCAGGCAAACTTCGGTCGCACCGGCAACGTCTATGCATTCGAAACGTACGGCATCGAACCGGACTTCGTGTGTCTTGGCAAAGGACTGGGCAACGGTGTTCCCGTGGCTGCTGCCGTCGGGCGTCGAGACATCTGCGAACTGATGTCTTACGGCGAAACGTCCGACACGTGGAGCGCTAATCCACTTTCCAGCGCTGCCGTTTTGGCAACATTGGACGACTTCGAAAACAGCGACATCATGGATCGCACGCGGCACCTAAGTCAGATCTTCACCGACGCGCTGTGTCGGCTGAAGCAGACTGGCGTGGTGGCGAAGGTGCGTGGCGAAGGGATGGTGTTCGGCATCGAATGCGGTCAGGTCGGATCAACTCAACCCGGCGACGTGGCCAATGCGGTTATCGAGCGGTGCTACCGAGGCAACGACGACAACGACGGCATTCACCTGCTGGGCCCGCTGGCTGGCTGCGTTATCCGAATTGCACCTCCAATGTGCATGACGGATGAACAAGCCGAACATTCGCTGAAAATGCTGCACGGATTCGTCGAGGACGTTGCGGCTGAGCTTGGCTAA
- a CDS encoding FG-GAP-like repeat-containing protein: MLAEFHQRFSRSIFVIVVACGLAVWLRMPSLTESEPDDRQAAQTADMLRAASVAEDRGDWAGAIESLGKLPADFADRRVYRGWLKKAELQRRTAHLSDARRTLETIVENVDGEVTARRRLAELLAGCGYAFEALTPLRQLLDAGEVDEYDLFRLAVNGHDLYGKQTLERNYALNPQAPMAIAGLLRMAESERDGARIDALLAMPLPDDGILKRIALKRRLNHSLLVDDANELLNVAEQHPESWLIAAGASHQTGDHETALKCAVQAVRLDPWNQPALHRIANLLRGRQPELEDRLQQLATTLGKIERLARQIRQRRREDNSYQTLGTLLFKIGRVREGKGWARVAVQSESELEWAAETLCLNDNQTEFVHPVLAEYGTTLNGNSSTIRLIRPHEESAADEREDAFAFDNVASDVGIGFRYDNGRRPEQQGLFMHQWTGGGVGVVDIDGDTWPDLLFTQGGTLPGDQESQPFGDVIYRNQRGQNFADVTPRAAVDAPGGFGQGTAVGDVNNDGFDDVYIGRVGRNLLLINQGDGTFLPGEQPSTSPAWTTSVAIADHNSDGNPDIYDVNYLSGEDVFTTTCDHAGLQRICGPTDYPAAPDVVAWANGDGTFRSEDSFNTAAPQPGMGLAVGRFVEGTGVQAYIANDEGANQLLSFSTELGVHDSASRAGLAFGQDGTALGSMGIAIADVAGDGTADLFVTNYYSEPNNLYAQIQPTVFMDATSYSGLSAAGYSMLGFGCQFADFDADGDQDLIVSNGHLDDFTHLNRPYRMAAQLFANRGDGSFRANQPTGNYFDKDWLGRAVALLDWNGDGRTDFAVTHLDDGVGLVENLSPQAADSLAIGARGTRVARDAVGAILQLNLAPTLQTQWITAGDGYQCSNQKVGRFANLQGANRGELSIQWPGNSEPPIRVPIANAGLQMVIEGRELSYSVPR; the protein is encoded by the coding sequence ATGCTCGCAGAATTTCACCAACGCTTTTCACGCTCAATCTTTGTCATCGTCGTCGCCTGCGGCCTCGCCGTGTGGCTCAGAATGCCATCGTTGACGGAATCCGAACCAGACGACCGTCAAGCCGCACAAACGGCGGACATGCTTCGAGCAGCGTCGGTGGCCGAGGATCGTGGTGATTGGGCTGGCGCGATTGAGTCACTCGGAAAGCTCCCTGCTGACTTCGCCGATCGTCGAGTCTACCGTGGCTGGCTGAAAAAAGCGGAACTGCAGCGACGCACCGCGCACCTTTCAGACGCCAGACGCACGCTGGAAACCATTGTCGAAAACGTCGATGGGGAAGTCACAGCTCGCCGCCGACTGGCAGAATTGCTCGCCGGATGCGGCTACGCATTCGAAGCGTTAACTCCATTGCGACAACTGCTAGACGCAGGCGAAGTCGATGAATACGACCTTTTCCGTCTGGCGGTTAACGGCCACGACTTGTACGGAAAACAAACGCTGGAACGAAATTACGCGCTCAACCCGCAAGCCCCAATGGCCATCGCCGGGCTGCTGCGGATGGCGGAAAGCGAACGTGATGGAGCTCGCATCGATGCATTACTGGCCATGCCGCTGCCGGATGACGGAATTCTGAAACGAATTGCTTTGAAGCGGCGGCTGAACCATTCGCTTCTTGTCGACGATGCGAATGAGCTCTTGAACGTCGCGGAACAGCATCCGGAATCCTGGCTGATCGCGGCGGGAGCGAGCCATCAGACTGGCGATCACGAAACAGCACTGAAATGTGCCGTCCAGGCGGTGAGGCTCGATCCGTGGAACCAACCCGCGCTACACCGAATCGCCAACCTGCTGCGAGGTCGGCAGCCTGAGCTTGAAGACCGACTCCAGCAGTTGGCAACAACCCTGGGTAAGATCGAGCGTCTGGCGCGCCAGATTCGTCAGCGACGCCGCGAAGATAACAGCTACCAAACGCTTGGGACGTTGCTGTTTAAAATCGGTCGCGTGCGCGAAGGCAAAGGGTGGGCTCGCGTGGCAGTGCAATCCGAAAGTGAATTGGAATGGGCTGCGGAAACATTATGCCTGAACGACAATCAGACCGAATTCGTCCATCCGGTGCTGGCCGAATACGGAACGACGCTCAATGGCAACTCGAGCACGATCCGCTTGATACGCCCTCACGAAGAATCTGCGGCTGATGAACGCGAGGACGCTTTTGCCTTCGACAACGTGGCAAGCGACGTTGGAATCGGATTCCGCTACGACAACGGCCGCCGACCGGAACAGCAGGGACTGTTCATGCATCAATGGACGGGCGGCGGAGTTGGCGTGGTGGATATCGACGGCGACACGTGGCCGGACCTGCTGTTCACTCAGGGCGGAACTCTGCCTGGCGACCAGGAATCGCAACCGTTCGGCGACGTGATCTACCGCAACCAGCGCGGACAAAATTTTGCGGATGTCACGCCGCGTGCAGCGGTCGATGCTCCCGGTGGCTTTGGGCAGGGGACCGCTGTGGGCGACGTGAACAACGATGGATTTGATGATGTGTATATCGGGCGAGTCGGCCGGAATCTGCTGCTGATCAATCAGGGCGATGGCACGTTTTTGCCAGGCGAACAGCCGTCGACGTCGCCAGCATGGACGACCAGCGTGGCGATCGCCGATCACAATAGCGATGGTAATCCAGACATCTACGATGTGAACTATCTAAGCGGCGAGGACGTCTTCACGACGACGTGCGATCATGCTGGATTGCAGCGCATTTGCGGGCCGACGGACTATCCTGCGGCGCCCGATGTTGTGGCTTGGGCGAACGGCGACGGTACGTTTCGCAGCGAAGACTCATTCAACACCGCGGCCCCTCAACCAGGCATGGGATTGGCAGTCGGCAGATTTGTTGAAGGCACCGGGGTTCAGGCTTACATCGCCAACGACGAAGGTGCGAATCAGTTGCTGAGTTTCAGTACTGAACTTGGCGTCCATGACAGTGCCTCTCGCGCCGGGCTGGCATTTGGGCAGGACGGCACGGCCCTGGGCAGTATGGGAATTGCGATCGCCGACGTGGCGGGCGACGGCACCGCCGATCTGTTCGTGACGAATTACTATTCTGAGCCGAACAATTTGTACGCTCAAATTCAGCCAACCGTTTTCATGGATGCGACGTCGTATTCCGGTTTATCAGCGGCCGGTTATTCGATGCTCGGCTTCGGCTGCCAGTTTGCCGACTTCGATGCCGACGGCGATCAGGACCTGATTGTCAGCAACGGACACCTCGACGACTTCACTCACCTGAATCGCCCCTATCGCATGGCAGCTCAATTGTTCGCCAATCGTGGAGACGGAAGCTTCCGCGCAAATCAACCGACTGGAAATTACTTCGATAAGGACTGGCTGGGGCGAGCCGTCGCATTGCTGGACTGGAACGGCGACGGTCGCACAGACTTCGCAGTCACTCATCTGGACGACGGCGTCGGTCTGGTCGAAAACCTCAGCCCGCAAGCGGCCGATTCGTTGGCAATTGGCGCTCGCGGAACTCGCGTGGCGCGAGATGCAGTTGGAGCGATTTTGCAGCTCAACCTGGCGCCAACGCTGCAAACGCAGTGGATCACGGCAGGCGACGGCTACCAGTGCAGCAATCAGAAAGTCGGCCGGTTCGCAAATCTGCAAGGCGCTAATCGCGGCGAACTGTCCATTCAATGGCCGGGCAACAGTGAGCCCCCGATCCGCGTGCCAATCGCCAACGCTGGATTGCAAATGGTCATCGAAGGCCGCGAGCTGTCCTACTCCGTGCCCCGCTGA